In Arthrobacter ramosus, one DNA window encodes the following:
- the mca gene encoding mycothiol conjugate amidase Mca has protein sequence MSTSTSPDTQLRLLTVHAHPDDESSKGAATMAMYAASGVEVMVATCTDGSRGDIQNPAMESAPHPKRDMAGARRLEMKQAAAVLGIKQRWLGFVDSGLPDGDPLPPLPSGCFALQPLERAAAPLVRLVRDFKPHVIVSYDENGGYPHPDHIMAHKVAVEAFHAAGDPERYPGTGESWAPSKLYYDRAFSPDRFRALHFALEEAGLQSPYAERLASWLEADAEGHTPPRPMHQTTTQVDCGDYFEARDDALRAHRTQIDPLGFFFAVSPDMQRRAWPWEDYTLVDSRIPAELPEKDLFAGLR, from the coding sequence ATGAGCACATCCACCAGCCCCGACACGCAGCTCCGGCTGCTCACCGTCCACGCACACCCGGACGACGAGTCAAGCAAGGGCGCGGCAACCATGGCGATGTATGCGGCTTCCGGCGTGGAGGTCATGGTGGCTACGTGCACTGACGGTTCCCGCGGGGACATCCAGAACCCGGCCATGGAGTCGGCTCCGCACCCGAAGCGGGACATGGCAGGCGCGCGCCGCTTGGAAATGAAGCAAGCTGCCGCGGTCCTGGGAATCAAGCAGCGGTGGCTGGGATTCGTAGATTCCGGACTGCCCGACGGCGATCCGTTGCCACCCCTGCCTAGCGGCTGCTTTGCGCTTCAGCCCCTTGAGCGGGCGGCGGCACCGCTCGTCCGCCTGGTCCGCGACTTCAAGCCGCACGTCATAGTGAGCTACGACGAAAACGGCGGCTACCCGCACCCGGACCACATCATGGCCCACAAGGTTGCCGTTGAAGCTTTCCACGCTGCCGGTGACCCGGAGCGCTACCCGGGGACAGGCGAAAGCTGGGCACCGAGCAAGCTGTACTACGACCGCGCCTTCAGCCCCGACCGTTTCCGTGCCTTGCATTTCGCACTCGAAGAGGCGGGCCTGCAATCGCCTTATGCCGAACGCCTGGCTTCCTGGCTCGAAGCCGATGCGGAAGGCCATACTCCGCCGAGGCCGATGCACCAGACCACCACGCAAGTGGATTGCGGTGACTACTTCGAGGCCCGTGACGACGCACTCAGGGCGCACCGGACGCAGATTGATCCGCTCGGCTTCTTCTTCGCGGTATCCCCGGACATGCAGCGCAGGGCCTGGCCGTGGGAGGACTACACCCTGGTCGACTCCCGCATCCCGGCCGAACTGCCGGAAAAGGACCTGTTCGCAGGGCTAAGATAG
- a CDS encoding DUF4307 domain-containing protein — protein MTSEDPSGTALPATTSLANRYGSQKRAFGGKTKRNIVIAVLLVAIGFLFWVTTSSSQSSVSFKDIGYSATDATQLSVDFQVTKNPDAAAKCAVKALDSKFAVVGWKVVEIGPNAPKAGADGGQTTAQRTILRTESEAVSAVVDNCWIVDSNK, from the coding sequence GTGACTTCGGAAGACCCATCGGGCACGGCGCTGCCGGCAACTACCAGCCTAGCCAATCGCTACGGCAGCCAAAAGCGCGCCTTCGGAGGGAAAACCAAACGGAACATCGTCATTGCCGTCCTCCTTGTGGCCATCGGGTTCTTGTTTTGGGTCACCACGTCTTCCTCGCAGTCGTCTGTGTCCTTCAAGGACATCGGCTACAGCGCCACCGACGCCACCCAGCTGTCGGTCGATTTCCAGGTCACCAAGAACCCCGATGCCGCGGCAAAATGCGCGGTCAAAGCCTTGGACTCCAAATTCGCTGTGGTCGGCTGGAAAGTCGTCGAGATCGGCCCGAATGCCCCCAAAGCCGGCGCCGACGGCGGCCAGACAACCGCCCAAAGAACCATCCTTCGCACCGAGTCCGAGGCCGTGTCCGCCGTCGTGGACAACTGCTGGATAGTCGACAGCAACAAATAG
- the greA gene encoding transcription elongation factor GreA: protein MSTTNSAPAAWLTQDAFDRLKAELDHLSGPGRAEIVQKIEAARQEGDLKENGGYHAAKEEQGKIEARIRQLTALLRDAQVGEAPADDGIVEQGMLVVARIAGDEETFLLGSREIAGDSDLNVFSEKSPLGVAIMGHKEGDKISYVAPNGKEIPVEIVSAKPFAG, encoded by the coding sequence GTGTCGACCACCAACAGCGCGCCTGCAGCTTGGCTTACCCAGGACGCATTTGACCGCCTGAAGGCAGAGCTGGACCACCTTTCCGGCCCCGGCCGTGCGGAGATCGTGCAGAAGATCGAAGCCGCCCGTCAGGAAGGCGACCTCAAGGAAAACGGCGGTTACCACGCCGCGAAGGAAGAGCAGGGCAAGATCGAGGCCCGCATCCGCCAGCTGACCGCGCTCCTGCGCGATGCCCAGGTCGGCGAAGCTCCGGCCGACGACGGAATCGTCGAGCAGGGCATGCTCGTCGTCGCTCGTATCGCCGGTGACGAAGAGACCTTCCTGCTCGGATCCCGCGAAATCGCCGGCGATTCCGATCTCAACGTCTTCAGTGAGAAGTCTCCGCTGGGCGTGGCGATCATGGGCCACAAGGAAGGCGACAAGATCAGCTACGTCGCCCCCAATGGCAAGGAAATTCCGGTGGAGATTGTTTCCGCCAAGCCGTTCGCTGGCTGA
- a CDS encoding rhomboid family intramembrane serine protease gives MALHGNGDGRIPAKDSLAVRARGGLLFMGGFVALLAVIELVNTLMSHSLNVISGLRPRSVDGVFDILTFPLLHANFGHLLSNALPLVIFGFLVFLSGLRVFLTALAFSWLGSGLAVWLIGGGGVTVGASGLVFGLFAFLLVRGFFNRSWWQILLSVVLFLAYGSILFGLLPMVMGIVSWQAHLGGAVGGVVAAVLLRPRPRAVAQPN, from the coding sequence ATGGCGCTTCACGGCAACGGGGACGGGCGGATACCGGCCAAGGATTCACTGGCCGTGCGCGCCAGGGGCGGATTGCTGTTCATGGGTGGCTTCGTGGCGCTGTTGGCTGTGATCGAACTGGTCAACACCCTGATGTCGCACAGCCTCAACGTCATCTCCGGGCTGCGGCCGCGGAGCGTGGACGGGGTTTTCGACATCCTGACGTTCCCCTTGCTCCATGCCAATTTCGGCCATCTCCTGTCCAATGCGCTGCCGTTGGTAATCTTCGGATTCCTGGTGTTCCTGTCCGGTCTCCGGGTGTTCCTGACGGCTCTTGCGTTTAGCTGGCTAGGCTCAGGCCTTGCGGTGTGGCTCATTGGCGGGGGAGGGGTGACAGTGGGCGCTTCGGGCTTGGTTTTCGGGCTCTTCGCGTTCCTGCTGGTGCGCGGCTTCTTCAACCGCAGCTGGTGGCAAATCCTGCTGTCCGTGGTGCTTTTCCTGGCGTATGGCAGCATCTTGTTCGGCTTGCTGCCCATGGTGATGGGGATCGTCTCCTGGCAGGCGCACCTTGGCGGGGCCGTCGGGGGAGTGGTGGCCGCAGTGCTGCTGCGCCCGCGTCCCCGCGCCGTAGCCCAGCCCAACTAA
- the ilvA gene encoding threonine ammonia-lyase — MNTLDTLPVTLDDVLKARELLEGIITKTPIESSRALGAMVGGEVFFKCENLQRAGSFKVRGAYVRMARLSPEEKKRGVVAASAGNHAQGVAVAAKSLGIKARIYMPLGVALPKLAATRSHGAEVVLHGHNVDEALAEAQRYADETGAVFVHPFDNVDVVAGQGTVGLEILDQVPNVDTILMGVGGGGLLAGVAVAVKARARELGREIRIIGVQAENAAAYPPSLAADALVPLKKVSTMADGIAVGRPGQLPFSIIRELVDDVVTVSEDSLARALIFLLERAKMVVEPAGAVGVAALMDGKIENPGTTAVILSGGNIDPMLMLKVIQRGLSAAGRYMTVRMMLDDRPGSLATIARIIAENDANVTGLDHTRVGGAISMGDVSITVNLETKGHEHSEQVLAALRAEGFHPIVVH; from the coding sequence GTGAATACCCTCGATACCCTGCCCGTCACCCTGGACGATGTCCTTAAGGCGCGGGAGCTGCTCGAGGGCATTATTACCAAGACCCCCATCGAGTCCTCGCGGGCTCTCGGAGCGATGGTAGGCGGAGAGGTCTTCTTCAAATGCGAGAACCTCCAGCGGGCAGGTTCCTTCAAGGTCCGTGGTGCCTACGTGCGCATGGCGCGCCTGTCTCCCGAGGAAAAGAAGCGCGGCGTGGTCGCGGCTTCGGCAGGCAACCATGCACAAGGCGTTGCGGTGGCGGCGAAAAGCCTGGGAATCAAGGCGCGGATCTACATGCCGCTCGGTGTAGCGCTTCCGAAGCTTGCTGCGACCCGCAGCCACGGCGCCGAAGTTGTCCTGCACGGACACAACGTCGATGAGGCCCTGGCCGAGGCGCAGCGCTACGCGGACGAAACAGGTGCCGTCTTTGTCCACCCCTTCGACAACGTCGACGTCGTGGCGGGCCAGGGCACCGTCGGGCTCGAAATCCTGGATCAAGTCCCCAACGTCGACACCATCCTCATGGGAGTTGGCGGCGGCGGCCTGCTCGCCGGCGTCGCAGTGGCCGTCAAGGCAAGGGCCAGGGAACTGGGCCGGGAGATCCGGATCATCGGCGTACAGGCTGAGAACGCGGCCGCCTACCCGCCGTCGCTCGCCGCCGATGCCTTGGTGCCGCTCAAGAAGGTTTCCACCATGGCGGATGGCATCGCCGTCGGGCGCCCCGGCCAGCTGCCGTTCAGCATCATCCGCGAACTCGTGGACGACGTCGTGACCGTGAGCGAAGACTCCTTGGCACGGGCGCTCATCTTCCTGCTGGAGCGCGCCAAGATGGTGGTCGAGCCGGCCGGTGCTGTCGGCGTCGCGGCCCTCATGGACGGCAAGATCGAAAACCCGGGGACCACCGCCGTCATCCTTTCCGGCGGCAACATCGACCCCATGCTGATGCTCAAGGTGATCCAGCGCGGCCTCTCGGCGGCGGGACGGTACATGACCGTGCGCATGATGCTGGATGACCGGCCTGGTTCCTTGGCCACGATCGCCCGCATCATCGCCGAAAACGATGCCAATGTGACCGGCTTGGACCACACCCGGGTGGGCGGCGCGATCAGCATGGGCGACGTCTCCATCACCGTCAACCTGGAAACCAAAGGCCACGAGCACAGTGAGCAGGTCCTGGCAGCCCTTCGCGCCGAGGGCTTCCACCCGATCGTGGTGCACTGA
- a CDS encoding AI-2E family transporter encodes MTPAQDATPSSDPVSTVPRPVSEHHIAQDIPYGVRIAAAWAWRVGLILVVVGALIWLLGKVSFLIISLMVASLLAGLLYPVTGWLRKLRMPHGAAVAITVVGFLGVIAGALALVGRQLAVGFGELWQEALTGVQQIQAWLADGPLHLTADQIDTYIQSAASALQNNSSSILSGALSFGSTAGHFAAGMVLALFILIFFLLEGSRIWRFIVGLLPRTARAAADGAGRRGWSSMVSYVRIQMFVAFVDAVGIGVGAAIIQVPLALPLGVLVFIGSFIPVVGALVTGAIAVLLALVANGPVNALVMLVIVLFVQQLESHILQPLIMGKAVSLHPVAVILSVAGGSYLAGIPGALFAVPLLAVANTAVRYIAARTWEHDEGLMTAYAGAGIAPPDSDEEPTIKEIRRPGTNAGARSNSGEGAAGQHAAAERTFPKDAAEHTNKGD; translated from the coding sequence ATGACGCCAGCCCAGGACGCCACGCCATCAAGTGACCCCGTTTCGACCGTGCCCAGGCCGGTGTCCGAGCATCACATTGCGCAGGACATCCCGTATGGAGTGCGGATCGCTGCCGCCTGGGCCTGGCGGGTGGGCCTCATATTGGTGGTCGTTGGAGCCCTTATTTGGCTGTTGGGGAAGGTCAGCTTCCTGATCATCTCGCTCATGGTCGCCTCCCTTCTTGCCGGCTTGCTCTATCCGGTCACGGGGTGGCTCAGGAAGCTCAGGATGCCGCATGGGGCGGCCGTTGCCATCACGGTGGTGGGGTTCCTCGGGGTCATTGCGGGAGCCCTGGCGTTGGTGGGCAGGCAGCTCGCTGTGGGATTCGGCGAGCTGTGGCAGGAAGCGCTTACTGGCGTCCAGCAAATCCAGGCGTGGCTCGCTGACGGACCGCTGCATCTCACTGCGGACCAGATCGACACTTACATCCAGAGCGCCGCCTCGGCCCTGCAGAACAACAGCAGCAGCATCCTCAGTGGTGCCCTGTCGTTCGGTAGTACCGCCGGGCATTTTGCCGCGGGCATGGTCCTGGCCCTCTTCATCCTGATCTTCTTCCTTCTGGAGGGATCCAGGATCTGGCGGTTCATCGTCGGGCTCCTGCCCAGGACTGCACGCGCGGCGGCCGACGGCGCCGGCCGGCGCGGTTGGTCGTCCATGGTCAGCTACGTGCGCATCCAGATGTTCGTCGCGTTCGTGGACGCTGTGGGGATCGGCGTCGGCGCAGCGATTATCCAGGTTCCCCTCGCCCTGCCGCTGGGTGTCCTGGTGTTCATCGGTTCATTCATCCCTGTGGTCGGTGCCCTCGTGACGGGAGCCATCGCCGTGCTCCTGGCCTTGGTGGCCAATGGTCCCGTCAACGCGCTCGTCATGCTGGTCATCGTGCTGTTCGTGCAACAGCTCGAAAGCCATATCCTCCAGCCGCTCATCATGGGCAAAGCAGTATCGTTGCACCCTGTCGCCGTGATCTTGTCGGTCGCAGGCGGTTCCTACCTGGCCGGAATCCCGGGAGCGCTCTTTGCCGTCCCGCTCCTCGCCGTAGCAAATACGGCGGTTCGCTATATTGCAGCGCGGACGTGGGAACATGATGAAGGACTGATGACGGCGTACGCCGGCGCAGGGATTGCACCACCGGACTCCGATGAGGAACCCACCATCAAGGAGATCCGCCGTCCCGGCACCAATGCGGGCGCACGGTCCAACAGCGGCGAAGGTGCCGCAGGTCAGCACGCGGCTGCGGAACGGACATTCCCCAAGGATGCCGCAGAGCACACCAACAAAGGAGACTAA
- a CDS encoding aldose 1-epimerase family protein, whose protein sequence is MPPTTPFSAPGEETVSRRFASGRQFEIRRGDALAVVTELAAGLRLFSRDRVQLTESYGDGQLPPGATGITLAPWANRIEDGIWYLDGKKQQLDITEVSRNNASHGLLRNSSYALVAEDQFSVTLEAVIFPQHGYPFLARHQVRYEIDAGLALRVSQSFINDSAAPAPFVLGAHPYLRVGDVPPEEMVLTVHAGTRLVADERLIPRSSVAVDGDFDFGGGRSVGGLDVDVAFTDLEFDGGIARQTLSAPDGRSVSLEQDENCAYVHVFVTDTFPGRSKAVAIEPMTGPANAFNSGKGLRWLEPGETFTMRWGIVGAL, encoded by the coding sequence ATGCCTCCCACAACACCGTTTTCCGCGCCGGGCGAAGAGACTGTATCCCGACGCTTTGCCAGCGGACGCCAATTCGAGATCCGCCGCGGCGACGCACTCGCCGTGGTCACCGAGCTCGCCGCAGGTTTGCGGCTGTTCAGCCGCGACCGCGTCCAGCTCACCGAGAGCTACGGCGACGGGCAACTTCCGCCCGGCGCTACCGGAATTACCCTGGCTCCGTGGGCAAACCGGATCGAGGACGGGATCTGGTATCTCGACGGCAAGAAGCAGCAACTGGACATCACGGAGGTGTCCCGCAACAACGCGAGCCACGGGCTCTTGCGCAACTCGTCCTACGCCCTCGTTGCGGAAGACCAATTCTCCGTGACCCTCGAAGCCGTGATCTTCCCGCAGCATGGCTACCCCTTCCTGGCCCGGCACCAGGTACGTTACGAGATCGACGCCGGGCTCGCACTGCGGGTCTCCCAGAGCTTCATCAATGATTCGGCGGCACCCGCGCCCTTCGTGCTTGGGGCGCACCCATACTTGCGCGTGGGGGACGTTCCGCCGGAGGAGATGGTCCTGACTGTCCACGCAGGCACGCGGCTCGTGGCCGACGAGCGGCTGATTCCGCGGAGTTCGGTGGCCGTCGACGGTGATTTTGATTTTGGCGGCGGCCGGAGCGTGGGCGGCCTGGATGTCGATGTGGCGTTCACGGATCTGGAGTTCGACGGCGGGATCGCCCGCCAGACGCTGTCGGCGCCGGATGGCCGGAGCGTCTCCCTGGAGCAGGACGAAAACTGCGCCTACGTCCACGTTTTCGTCACGGATACTTTTCCGGGCCGCTCGAAGGCCGTTGCGATCGAGCCCATGACCGGTCCGGCGAACGCCTTCAACTCGGGGAAGGGCCTCCGGTGGCTTGAACCAGGGGAGACCTTCACCATGAGGTGGGGAATCGTGGGCGCGCTGTAG
- the galT gene encoding galactose-1-phosphate uridylyltransferase: MTRLTSTRLADGRELIYFDDAGSPERDPGSLTDHRELPPRADPGELRYDALSGEWVAVAAHRQGRTHLPPADQCPICPTTPANPSEIPAPDYDVVVFENRFPSLGPAVGTIPGTPAWGTAGPAYGRCEVVSFTPSHTGSFAELGETRARTVIEAWAHRTEALSALPGIQQVFPFENRGADIGVTLHHPHGQIYAYPYVTPRAASLGAAASRHFDNSKGRESLTSSILKAERQDGSRMVLEGEHFSAYVPFAARWPLEVHLVPHRQVPDLAALSGEERDELAHVYLELLKRMDALYPTPTPYISAWHQAPLDAALRPSGHLHLQLTSPRRAADKLKYLAGSEAAMGAFINDTTPESVAERLRAVASHSQRAIPEGAPA; the protein is encoded by the coding sequence ATGACTCGCCTTACCAGCACACGTCTCGCCGATGGCCGGGAGCTGATCTATTTCGACGACGCCGGCTCGCCGGAGCGCGATCCCGGCTCGCTGACGGATCACCGTGAGCTGCCGCCCCGGGCTGATCCGGGCGAGCTGCGCTACGACGCGCTGAGCGGCGAATGGGTCGCCGTCGCGGCACACCGCCAAGGCCGCACCCATCTGCCGCCCGCGGACCAATGCCCGATCTGCCCGACCACGCCCGCGAACCCGTCGGAAATTCCCGCGCCGGACTACGACGTCGTGGTTTTCGAGAACCGTTTCCCCTCACTGGGCCCGGCGGTCGGGACGATTCCAGGCACCCCTGCTTGGGGAACGGCAGGCCCCGCCTACGGCCGCTGCGAAGTTGTCTCGTTCACCCCCAGCCACACCGGATCCTTTGCCGAGCTTGGCGAAACCAGGGCGCGCACGGTCATTGAGGCGTGGGCGCACAGGACCGAGGCGCTTAGCGCGCTCCCTGGAATCCAGCAGGTGTTTCCGTTCGAAAACCGGGGTGCGGACATTGGGGTAACGCTCCACCACCCGCACGGACAGATCTATGCCTACCCCTACGTCACCCCGCGGGCGGCAAGCCTTGGCGCCGCTGCCAGCCGGCACTTCGACAACTCCAAGGGCCGGGAATCGCTGACGTCCTCGATCCTCAAGGCCGAACGGCAGGACGGGAGCCGGATGGTACTCGAAGGCGAGCACTTCAGTGCCTACGTGCCGTTCGCCGCCCGCTGGCCGCTGGAGGTGCACCTGGTCCCGCATCGCCAAGTTCCCGACCTCGCTGCCTTGAGCGGCGAAGAACGTGACGAACTGGCCCATGTCTACCTTGAGTTGCTCAAGCGCATGGACGCCTTGTATCCAACTCCGACGCCGTACATTTCCGCGTGGCACCAGGCACCCCTCGATGCTGCCTTGAGGCCGTCCGGCCACCTGCACCTGCAACTCACCTCCCCGCGCCGTGCCGCCGACAAGCTCAAGTACCTTGCCGGTTCCGAGGCGGCCATGGGAGCCTTCATCAACGACACCACGCCCGAATCCGTGGCAGAACGGCTGCGCGCCGTCGCCAGCCATTCGCAGCGCGCTATTCCCGAAGGGGCACCAGCATGA
- the galK gene encoding galactokinase → MTSTPDAPAVSALSGLFESTFGSAPDGVWQAPGRVNLIGEHTDYNEGFVLPFAIDKTAKVAVRIRHDSRVRLLSTFGEQGLVEADVDMLVPEAAKGWTKYPLGVAWALQQRGILVPGFDLLMDSDVPLGAGLSSSHAIECAVISALNELTGAGLGAEDMVLATQRAENDFVGAPTGIMDQSASLRGSKGHAVFLDCRDQSVQLVPFDAQEAGLVLLVIDTKVSHSHADGGYASRRVSCELGAQVLGVPALRDVGIGDLEEASGLLDSTTFRRVRHIVTENDRVLQTVERLTTDGPAHIGRLLDASHASMRDDFEISCPELDLAVETSRAHGAIGARMTGGGFGGSAIALTPVGHEQDVRDAVVRAFAAAGFTTPDIFTVTPAAGATRLA, encoded by the coding sequence ATGACCTCCACTCCCGACGCCCCCGCCGTGAGCGCCCTGTCCGGGCTTTTCGAGTCGACCTTCGGTTCAGCCCCCGACGGCGTATGGCAGGCACCGGGACGCGTTAACCTGATCGGCGAGCATACCGATTACAACGAGGGTTTCGTGTTGCCTTTCGCGATCGACAAGACCGCGAAGGTTGCAGTCCGGATCCGCCATGATTCACGCGTCCGGCTGCTGTCCACCTTCGGCGAGCAGGGCCTCGTCGAAGCCGACGTGGACATGTTGGTTCCGGAAGCGGCCAAGGGCTGGACGAAGTATCCGCTCGGCGTGGCCTGGGCCTTGCAACAGCGCGGCATCCTTGTCCCGGGCTTCGATCTCCTCATGGATTCGGATGTCCCCCTTGGCGCGGGACTGTCCTCCTCGCACGCCATCGAATGCGCAGTCATCTCGGCCCTCAACGAGCTGACTGGCGCGGGACTCGGCGCCGAAGACATGGTCCTCGCAACGCAGAGGGCCGAAAACGACTTCGTGGGCGCCCCCACCGGAATCATGGACCAGTCAGCGTCACTTCGCGGGTCAAAGGGCCATGCAGTCTTCCTGGACTGCCGCGACCAGAGCGTACAGCTCGTCCCCTTCGACGCCCAGGAAGCCGGGCTCGTGCTGCTGGTCATCGACACCAAGGTCTCGCATTCGCATGCGGACGGCGGCTATGCCTCCCGTAGGGTTTCCTGCGAATTGGGCGCCCAGGTACTGGGAGTCCCGGCCCTTCGCGACGTTGGCATCGGCGATCTGGAGGAAGCCAGCGGCCTCCTGGACAGCACGACTTTCCGACGCGTGCGGCACATCGTCACGGAGAACGACCGCGTGTTGCAGACCGTGGAACGGCTCACGACGGACGGACCCGCCCACATCGGCAGGCTCCTGGATGCGAGCCATGCGTCCATGCGCGATGACTTCGAGATCTCGTGCCCGGAACTCGATCTCGCGGTGGAAACCTCCCGCGCCCACGGCGCCATCGGTGCCCGGATGACAGGAGGCGGTTTCGGCGGCTCAGCTATCGCCCTCACCCCGGTGGGCCATGAGCAGGACGTGCGCGACGCCGTCGTACGCGCCTTCGCGGCGGCCGGTTTCACGACGCCGGACATCTTCACCGTGACTCCGGCCGCCGGGGCCACACGCCTCGCCTGA
- a CDS encoding acetyl-CoA C-acetyltransferase, whose amino-acid sequence MTEAVIVSTARSPIGRAFKGSLKDERPDDLAAAMVTAALAKIPAFDPGALDGRGLDDLYLGCAEPSGEAGSNMARVVTVLAGQDNVPAATINRFCASSLQTLRMAFHAISSGEGHAFVSAGVESVSRYQSWVGAGETDTSLHNPLFEAARARTAARAASNTPWTDPRMGGRMPDVYIAMGQTAENVATSHGISRAEQDLWAVRSQNRAEAAIASGFYAREITPYTRKDGTVVERDDSPRAGVTLEAVSALEPVFRKEGTVTAGNACPLNDGAAAVVVMSDFRARELGLEPLARIVSTGVSALSPELMGMGPVESSRRALALAGLSMADIDLVELNEAFAVQVVASARELGIDPEKLNVHGGAIALGHPFGMTGARMTTTLLNGLRERDGTLGLATLCVGGGQGMAVVFERLS is encoded by the coding sequence ATGACTGAGGCCGTCATCGTTTCCACCGCCAGAAGCCCCATTGGACGGGCCTTCAAGGGGTCCCTCAAGGACGAACGTCCTGACGACCTCGCGGCGGCGATGGTGACTGCTGCGCTGGCAAAAATTCCGGCATTCGATCCGGGAGCACTCGATGGCCGTGGCCTCGATGACCTCTACCTTGGCTGCGCCGAGCCCAGTGGCGAAGCCGGTTCGAACATGGCCCGGGTTGTGACCGTCCTGGCAGGCCAGGACAATGTCCCCGCGGCCACGATCAACCGCTTCTGCGCCTCGAGCCTGCAGACCCTGCGGATGGCGTTCCACGCGATCAGCTCCGGGGAAGGCCATGCCTTCGTCTCGGCGGGGGTTGAGTCGGTGTCCCGTTACCAGAGCTGGGTCGGGGCAGGGGAAACGGACACCAGCCTGCATAACCCCCTGTTTGAAGCGGCGCGTGCCCGCACGGCGGCCCGGGCCGCGTCCAACACGCCGTGGACGGATCCCCGCATGGGCGGACGGATGCCGGACGTCTACATCGCGATGGGACAGACAGCCGAGAACGTCGCCACGAGCCACGGAATCAGCCGGGCGGAGCAGGATCTGTGGGCGGTCCGGAGCCAGAACCGCGCCGAGGCGGCCATTGCCTCCGGTTTCTACGCCCGGGAGATCACGCCGTACACCCGCAAGGACGGCACCGTGGTGGAGCGCGACGATTCACCCCGTGCCGGCGTCACCCTTGAAGCCGTCAGCGCCTTGGAGCCGGTCTTCCGCAAGGAAGGGACCGTGACCGCGGGGAATGCATGCCCGCTCAACGATGGCGCCGCCGCCGTCGTGGTCATGAGCGATTTCAGGGCCCGGGAGCTTGGCCTCGAACCGCTGGCACGCATCGTCTCCACAGGCGTCAGCGCACTTTCCCCGGAGCTCATGGGCATGGGACCCGTGGAATCGTCCCGCCGGGCCCTGGCCTTGGCGGGGCTGAGCATGGCAGACATTGACCTCGTGGAACTCAACGAAGCCTTCGCCGTCCAGGTGGTGGCGAGCGCCCGCGAGCTAGGCATCGATCCCGAGAAGCTCAACGTTCATGGCGGCGCCATCGCCCTTGGCCACCCGTTTGGCATGACAGGCGCCCGAATGACCACCACCTTGCTCAATGGCCTCCGCGAACGGGATGGCACCCTGGGACTGGCGACCCTCTGCGTCGGTGGCGGACAGGGCATGGCGGTGGTCTTCGAACGGCTGTCGTAA
- a CDS encoding Bax inhibitor-1/YccA family protein — MALGGNPIFNGKNFRGATQAPPVPSYSHGQNQYGQPQYGQPQYGQPAWAAQPQMTSDQLQQMYNQPAAGPAETGRMTFDDVIVKTAACLAVLLLGAAVTLFVAPGTASLLMIVGALGGFALGMVNSFKKQPSPALILTYAGLEGLFLGGLTRLLDGMFPGVGLQAVIGTLAVFGVTLALFKSGKVRATPKAIRFFMIATLGYLVFAVINMVLVWTGAVQSPFGLSSSVHIFGIPLGVFIGILAIGLAAFSLVMDFTSIEQGVRQGAPEKYSWTAAFGLTVTLVWLYVEIIRLLAILRGDD, encoded by the coding sequence ATGGCACTCGGCGGCAACCCGATCTTCAACGGAAAGAATTTCCGTGGAGCCACACAGGCTCCGCCTGTTCCCAGCTACTCCCACGGCCAGAACCAGTACGGCCAGCCCCAGTACGGCCAGCCCCAGTACGGCCAGCCCGCCTGGGCGGCACAGCCGCAGATGACCAGCGATCAGCTGCAGCAGATGTACAACCAGCCCGCAGCCGGTCCGGCCGAGACCGGCCGTATGACTTTCGACGACGTCATCGTCAAGACGGCGGCCTGCCTTGCGGTGCTGTTGCTTGGCGCAGCCGTCACGTTGTTCGTGGCTCCCGGCACGGCAAGTCTCCTCATGATTGTCGGCGCGTTGGGCGGCTTCGCCCTGGGCATGGTCAACTCCTTCAAGAAGCAGCCGTCCCCGGCACTGATCCTGACTTACGCCGGCCTTGAGGGCTTGTTCCTCGGAGGCCTGACCCGCCTCCTGGATGGCATGTTCCCGGGCGTTGGCCTGCAGGCAGTCATCGGCACCCTTGCCGTCTTCGGCGTAACGTTGGCTCTCTTCAAGAGCGGCAAGGTGCGCGCCACACCCAAGGCAATTCGCTTCTTCATGATCGCCACGCTCGGCTACCTCGTCTTCGCAGTCATCAACATGGTCCTGGTGTGGACCGGCGCCGTCCAGTCGCCGTTCGGCCTGAGCAGCAGCGTGCACATCTTCGGCATCCCGTTGGGCGTTTTCATCGGCATCCTGGCTATCGGCCTGGCCGCGTTCTCCCTCGTCATGGACTTCACGAGCATCGAACAGGGTGTCCGGCAGGGTGCTCCGGAGAAATACTCCTGGACGGCCGCTTTCGGCCTGACCGTCACACTCGTGTGGCTCTACGTGGAGATCATCCGCCTGCTGGCGATCCTGCGCGGCGACGACTAA